The sequence below is a genomic window from Synechococcus sp. PCC 7335.
TGAGTGTCAGCAAGCGACACTAACGCCTCAGGGGCTGCAGTACGATCGGCGATGGATGATAGCTTCTGCTGAGGGTCGATTTATGACGCAGCGACGATTTCCCAAAATGGCCTTGATCAGCGTCGCGTACGGAGGCGATCAAATGAAGATCAGCGCGCCAGGTATGCCATTGCTGTCTATGTCTATACGCTTGACAGCCGGAGATGAGATTGAAGTAGAGGTTTGGGGCGATCGCACCAGGGCCATTGCTGCTGGCCCAGACGCACAGAACTGGTTTAGCCAGTTTCTTTCTACGCCTTGTCAGTTGGTTTATATGCCAGAGACTACGCAGCGACCAGTCGATCACGGTAAATTTGGCATAGAAAAGGTTGTCAGCTTTGCCGATGCCTACCCCTATCTACTCTTGTCGGAAGCTTCCTTAAACGGACTTAATCAAAAGCTAGCTGCTCAGAGTCTTGCCCCTGTACCGATGAATCGATTTCGGCCAAACCTGGTGATCAGTGGTGATATTGTTCCGCATGCGGAGGATGATTGGAAAAGAATTCGTATTGGAGAGGCGGTGTTTGAAGTCGCTAAACCCTGCGCTCGGTGTTCAATACCGAATGTGGATCAAGCGTCAGGCGATCGCACCCTAGAACCGACTAGAACACTAGCTACCTATCGCGCTTGGGACAAAGCTATCTGGTTTGGTCAGAACTTAGTAGAAGTAGATGTCTTAGAGACTAACCACCGCACTACATTAAATGTAGGAGATGACGTTGAAGTCCTAGCTTAAAAAGGTTGTAAGAAGGTTGCTTCTGCTATAGCGTGCAAGGTGACCGGGGGGCAGCGCGTTGCCCACAATACTGCCGAGCTGACTGCTTTGTCTTACCATTTTCTTAGCAATCCGCAGATGTGAGATCATCAATTACAGATGCGGTTTTTTCCTAGCCCTCTGTAGTTTTTGACACGCGCCAATCGGCGATCTGCAAAAAATGCCTATCAAAACGGTTTCAACCACTCCATTCGACGACCAAAAGCCAGGCACCTCTGGCCTACGTAAGCAGGTTCCTACTTTCCAAAAGCCTAATTATCTTGAAAACTTTATCCAATCTACCTTTGATAGCCTTGAAGACTATCAGGGTAAAACGCTCGTCGTTGGAGGCGACGGCCGCTACTATAATCGCCCTGCTATCCAAACTATTCTAAAGATGGCCGCTGCTAATGGCATAGGCAAAGTTTTGGTTGGCAAAGGTGGCATCCTTTCTACCCCTGCCGCGTCATGCCTGATTCGTAAGTACGATGCAATTGGCGGCATTATTCTATCGGCTAGCCACAACCCAGGGGGACCTGAAGGTGATTTTGGTGTCAAATACAACGTTTCCAACGGTGGCCCCGCACCTGAGAAGGTAACTAGCACTATCTTCGAAAAGAGTAAATCTATTCGCGAATATAAGATAGCCGATACCGAAGATATCGATCTCGATAGCTTAGGCAGCAGCAAGATCGAAGGCATGTCAGTCGAGGTAATCGATTCAGTATCAGACTACGTCGAACTGATGAAAAAGCTATTTGACTTCGACAAAATTAGTACCTTGCTGAAGGGGGACTTCAGCATGTGTATGGACTCTCTACATGCGGTAACAGGTCCCTATGCGAAACAGATTTTTGAGCAGGCACTCGGTGCTAAGGCAGGCACGGTGACCAATGGCGAACCGCTAGAGGACTTTGGCGGTGGGCATCCAGATCCAAATCTGGTCTATGCGCATGATTTGGTAGAAACGATGTTCGCAGACGATGCCCCTGACTTTGGAGCGGCCTCGGATGGCGATGGCGATCGCAATATGATATTGGGCAATAACTTTTTTGTTAATCCCAGTGACAGCTTAGCTTTGATCGCAGCCAATGCGACGCTAGTGCCTGGTTACAAAGATGGCCTTTCTGGCGTCGCTCGCTCTATGCCAACGAGTCAAGCTGCTGATCGCGTGGCCGAAAAGCTCGGTCTCGATTGCTATGAAACGCCAACTGGCTGGAAGTTCTTTGGCAACTTGCTTGATGCAGACAAGATTACGATCTGCGGAGAGGAGAGTTTTGGCACCGGCTCCAACCACGTTCGGGAAAAAGATGGTCTTTGGGCAGTGCTGTTCTGGCTGAATATCTTAGCAGAGCGGCAGCAGTCGGTAGAAGAGATTGTGACCGAACATTGGAAGACATACGGACGTAATTTCTATTCTCGCCATGACTATGAAGGCGTTGATAGCGCAAAGGCGAATGAGCTGATAGAAGGATTGCGATCGCAGTTTTCTACCCTTCCCGGCACTACCCTGGGTGACTACACGGTCGACTATGCCGATGACTTCAGTTATAGCGATCCAATCGACGGCAGTGTGAGCCAAAAACAAGGTGTTCGCATCGGTTTTACCGACGGCTCCCGTATAGTCTTTCGGCTATCTGGGACTGGCACAAAAGGGGCAACCGTCCGGCTCTATCTTGAAAGCTACGAACCTGACGATGCTAAACATCATGTCGATCCTCAAGTCGCCCTAAACCCTTTGATTATCATTGCAGATCAAGTCTCTAAGCTTCAAGAACTCACCGGCCGTGATGAGCCCACTGTAATTACTTAGGTCAGTATTCCTAATATTGGGCAGGTTTAGCCCTGCCCCTATGCTTTATGCAAACAACCGCCGGATACCATTGCGCCTTTTGTGGTGAACCTAGCACTACTTTCGTTGATCTAAGTGCGGGTAGTCGTCAGTCATACATTGAAGACTGTCAGGTTTGCTGTCGACCAAATCTTCTCTATGTGTCTGTCGATGAAGTTACGTTGGAAGTGACTATTCAAACTGATTATCAAGAGTAGCGACCAAATGATGTGCTAGAAGTCGCAATTTGAAAGGGGTGATCAAACTCGATACAGATTGATTTGTCTTGTGATAGCTGTAACAACAAACATTGATTTTGGAAAACTTAACTATCTAGACGACGTTAGTGCTTACAAGCGTCTACTATCCGATTATTTTGTGAGTTACACTTCAAGGTGGTTTTCTGTCTAGCAATCTGCGCCCTGCTTGCACTACCGCCAAGAGCTGTAACCCTTGATAGGTAGAGCCAGATAGATAGAGCTAAGTGCTTCGCAATCTGCGCATAGTTTTCTCTTTGAGTCTACTTCAGCAGTTTGAGTCTACTTCAGCAGACTACGCTGTACATACACTTATTTTGTGCATCTTAGGTTCCTTTAAAGCGAGAAAGATGAAGTATTGGGAATTTCTGATTCAGAAGGAAGGCGACGA
It includes:
- a CDS encoding CPXCG motif-containing cysteine-rich protein, translating into MQTTAGYHCAFCGEPSTTFVDLSAGSRQSYIEDCQVCCRPNLLYVSVDEVTLEVTIQTDYQE
- a CDS encoding MOSC domain-containing protein; translated protein: MSTLRLSNLTIYPIKSAAGIECQQATLTPQGLQYDRRWMIASAEGRFMTQRRFPKMALISVAYGGDQMKISAPGMPLLSMSIRLTAGDEIEVEVWGDRTRAIAAGPDAQNWFSQFLSTPCQLVYMPETTQRPVDHGKFGIEKVVSFADAYPYLLLSEASLNGLNQKLAAQSLAPVPMNRFRPNLVISGDIVPHAEDDWKRIRIGEAVFEVAKPCARCSIPNVDQASGDRTLEPTRTLATYRAWDKAIWFGQNLVEVDVLETNHRTTLNVGDDVEVLA
- a CDS encoding alpha-D-glucose phosphate-specific phosphoglucomutase, with protein sequence MPIKTVSTTPFDDQKPGTSGLRKQVPTFQKPNYLENFIQSTFDSLEDYQGKTLVVGGDGRYYNRPAIQTILKMAAANGIGKVLVGKGGILSTPAASCLIRKYDAIGGIILSASHNPGGPEGDFGVKYNVSNGGPAPEKVTSTIFEKSKSIREYKIADTEDIDLDSLGSSKIEGMSVEVIDSVSDYVELMKKLFDFDKISTLLKGDFSMCMDSLHAVTGPYAKQIFEQALGAKAGTVTNGEPLEDFGGGHPDPNLVYAHDLVETMFADDAPDFGAASDGDGDRNMILGNNFFVNPSDSLALIAANATLVPGYKDGLSGVARSMPTSQAADRVAEKLGLDCYETPTGWKFFGNLLDADKITICGEESFGTGSNHVREKDGLWAVLFWLNILAERQQSVEEIVTEHWKTYGRNFYSRHDYEGVDSAKANELIEGLRSQFSTLPGTTLGDYTVDYADDFSYSDPIDGSVSQKQGVRIGFTDGSRIVFRLSGTGTKGATVRLYLESYEPDDAKHHVDPQVALNPLIIIADQVSKLQELTGRDEPTVIT